The following are encoded together in the Deinococcus soli (ex Cha et al. 2016) genome:
- a CDS encoding PfkB family carbohydrate kinase, with protein sequence MPLTDTESALLALIRETPLATPEELARRLGSTRASVNVHVSNLVRKGALLGRGYVLPAESGPGRVVVVGGANVDVKARTIQTAVPGTSNPGVTAQAPGGVARNVAENLARLGVPASLVSVVGRDALGDWLLRETEAAGVDVRPVLRAPEVSTGTYTAVLDASGELLVAVAAMAAVEALTPAALQERRGVLRGAAWVVADGNLPEASLAHLLSLAAEAGAAVVFEPVSVPKAARLRSALAAGLVPQAVTPNVPELGALLGRAVPDEPRALRAAAAELHAQGVRLVWVRRGAAGSLLSTPEEVTELAALPAEVRDVTGAGDAMLAAFLAALAAGLSPADAARRGHAAAALTVESDHAVSPTLTPAAIQARLAGAATTG encoded by the coding sequence ATGCCTCTGACCGACACCGAATCCGCCCTCCTCGCCCTGATCCGCGAGACGCCCCTGGCCACGCCGGAGGAACTGGCGCGCCGCCTGGGGTCCACGCGGGCGTCCGTGAACGTGCACGTGAGCAACCTGGTGCGTAAGGGCGCGCTGCTGGGCCGGGGTTATGTCCTGCCGGCGGAGTCCGGCCCGGGCCGCGTGGTGGTGGTGGGCGGCGCGAACGTGGACGTGAAGGCGCGCACCATCCAGACAGCCGTGCCCGGGACGAGTAATCCGGGTGTGACGGCGCAGGCGCCGGGGGGCGTGGCGCGGAATGTCGCGGAGAACCTGGCGCGGCTGGGCGTGCCCGCGTCGCTGGTGAGTGTGGTGGGCCGGGACGCGCTGGGGGACTGGCTCCTGCGCGAGACGGAGGCGGCGGGCGTGGATGTGCGGCCGGTGCTGCGCGCACCTGAGGTCTCGACGGGAACGTACACGGCGGTGCTGGACGCGAGTGGGGAGCTGCTGGTGGCGGTGGCGGCCATGGCGGCGGTGGAGGCCCTGACCCCGGCGGCGTTGCAGGAGCGGCGTGGGGTGCTGCGGGGTGCGGCGTGGGTGGTGGCGGACGGGAACCTGCCGGAGGCGTCGCTGGCGCATCTGCTGTCCCTGGCGGCCGAGGCGGGCGCGGCGGTGGTGTTCGAGCCGGTGAGCGTGCCGAAGGCGGCGCGACTGCGCTCGGCTCTGGCGGCGGGGCTGGTGCCGCAGGCGGTGACGCCGAACGTGCCGGAACTGGGCGCCCTGCTGGGCCGCGCGGTGCCGGACGAGCCGAGGGCGCTCCGGGCGGCGGCCGCCGAACTGCACGCGCAGGGGGTGCGGCTGGTGTGGGTGCGCCGGGGCGCGGCGGGCAGCCTGCTGTCCACGCCCGAGGAGGTCACCGAACTGGCCGCCCTGCCCGCCGAGGTGCGGGACGTGACCGGCGCGGGCGACGCGATGCTCGCGGCGTTCCTGGCGGCGCTGGCAGCGGGGCTGTCCCCGGCGGACGCGGCGCGCCGTGGGCACGCAGCGGCGGCGCTGACCGTGGAAAGCGACCACGCCGTCTCCCCCACCCTGACCCCGGCGGCCATACAGGCCCGCCTGGCGGGGGCCGCCACGACCGGCTAG
- a CDS encoding pseudouridine-5'-phosphate glycosidase — translation MTHDINPTVAAYLDIHPEVAAALAEGRAVVALESTIISHGMPFPQNVEMARGVEDVVRAHGAVPATIAVLGGRLKVGLTPEELHLLATDPGVEKISTRDLPVTVALGRHGATTVASTMRVAALAGIRVFATGGTGGVHRGAERSMDVSADLLELAQTDVCVVSAGVKSILDIGLTLEVLETHGIPALTLGSEEFPAFYSRQSGFRAPLTVATPEEAARVLKAKWDLGVSGGVMLANPIPENAEIPAGEITPQIEQALRDMDALGLKGKDTTPYLLGRMVEITGGRSLAANIALVRHNAMVAAQVAVAYAQLG, via the coding sequence ATGACTCACGACATCAACCCGACCGTTGCCGCCTACCTGGACATTCACCCCGAAGTCGCCGCCGCCCTGGCTGAGGGCCGCGCGGTGGTCGCGCTGGAGAGCACGATCATCAGCCACGGCATGCCGTTCCCGCAGAACGTGGAGATGGCGCGCGGCGTGGAGGACGTCGTGCGCGCGCACGGCGCGGTCCCCGCGACCATCGCGGTGCTGGGGGGCCGCCTGAAGGTGGGCCTCACGCCCGAGGAACTGCACCTCCTGGCGACCGACCCGGGCGTCGAGAAGATCAGCACCCGCGACCTGCCGGTAACGGTGGCGCTGGGCAGGCACGGCGCGACGACGGTGGCGAGCACCATGCGCGTGGCGGCGCTGGCGGGCATCCGCGTGTTCGCCACGGGCGGCACCGGCGGCGTGCACCGCGGCGCGGAGCGCAGCATGGACGTCAGCGCTGACCTGCTGGAGCTGGCACAGACGGACGTGTGCGTGGTCAGCGCAGGCGTGAAGAGCATCCTGGACATCGGCCTGACGCTGGAGGTCCTGGAGACGCACGGCATTCCGGCCCTGACGCTGGGCAGCGAGGAGTTCCCGGCGTTCTACTCCCGCCAGAGCGGCTTCAGGGCCCCCCTGACGGTCGCCACGCCCGAGGAAGCCGCGCGGGTCCTGAAGGCCAAGTGGGATCTGGGCGTGTCGGGCGGCGTGATGCTCGCCAACCCCATCCCCGAGAACGCCGAGATTCCCGCCGGGGAGATCACCCCGCAGATCGAGCAGGCGCTGCGCGACATGGACGCCCTGGGCCTGAAGGGCAAGGACACCACCCCGTACCTGCTGGGCCGCATGGTCGAGATCACTGGGGGCCGCAGCCTCGCCGCGAACATCGCCCTGGTGCGCCACAACGCCATGGTGGCCGCGCAGGTGGCCGTCGCGTACGCGCAGCTGGGCTGA
- a CDS encoding ATP-binding protein — protein sequence MALRLPLPSRVPSLAREVALPHTPRLLRVGPRLFLTTLGAFLVLGLPVAGLVSQGVYDGIHRSFAERSLRESRLVAALPPVMAALSGNAAERANLNALMNRYRDQLGADYVVVTDRDARRLTHPNPAQVGQRMQGGDFTAFLRGRSVTETVQGTLGRSVRSKVPIVDGAGRVLGLASVGFLLPRLRDVFLDVLRAGLPWYLLALALALALALGVARRVKAEMLGLEPEQIAGGLRQYRAVLNTLEEGVLVARAGQVFVMNPQARALLGTPDTALPLPWPPGLPLPVPGAGPVTAEVAGRPVLLAAQEAGEGAVVVTLRDLARVRALADELTQSQRYAELLRAQTHEFTNRLHTLAGLLHLGETREALALIHAQSARHEAHLQAVGALRHVRLSALLLGKFDRAAERGVPLTLDPLSALPGTLPPGVLDLLELAAGNLIENALEAASGAPDAEVRVLIATDPEGLILEVRDTGPGVSPALADTLTARGVSSKGTGRGVGLALVSDRAQALGATLAHDRVSADGRDWTRFTLDVPLPEAKE from the coding sequence GTGGCGCTGCGCCTGCCCCTTCCGTCCCGCGTGCCGTCCCTGGCGCGCGAGGTAGCGCTGCCGCACACGCCGCGCCTGCTGCGGGTGGGTCCACGGCTGTTCCTGACGACGCTGGGCGCCTTTCTGGTGCTGGGCCTGCCGGTGGCGGGGCTGGTCAGTCAGGGCGTCTACGACGGCATTCACCGGTCGTTCGCGGAGCGGTCGCTGCGCGAGTCGCGGCTGGTGGCCGCCCTCCCGCCCGTGATGGCGGCCCTTTCCGGCAACGCGGCCGAGCGGGCGAACCTGAACGCCCTGATGAACCGCTACCGGGATCAGCTGGGCGCGGATTACGTGGTGGTCACCGACCGGGACGCGCGGCGCCTGACGCACCCGAACCCGGCGCAGGTGGGGCAGCGCATGCAGGGCGGGGACTTCACGGCGTTCCTGCGGGGCCGGAGCGTCACGGAGACGGTGCAGGGCACGCTGGGCCGCTCGGTGCGGTCGAAGGTGCCCATCGTGGACGGCGCCGGGCGGGTGCTGGGGCTGGCAAGCGTGGGCTTCCTGCTGCCCCGGCTGCGGGACGTGTTCCTGGACGTGCTGCGCGCGGGGCTGCCCTGGTACCTGTTGGCCCTGGCCCTGGCACTTGCCCTGGCGCTGGGCGTGGCGCGGCGGGTGAAGGCCGAGATGCTGGGCCTGGAACCCGAGCAGATCGCCGGGGGCCTGCGGCAGTACCGGGCGGTGCTGAACACCCTGGAGGAAGGGGTGCTGGTGGCCCGCGCGGGGCAGGTGTTCGTGATGAACCCCCAGGCGCGCGCGCTGCTGGGCACCCCGGACACCGCGCTGCCGCTGCCGTGGCCGCCGGGCCTCCCGCTGCCGGTGCCGGGGGCGGGGCCGGTCACGGCGGAGGTGGCGGGCCGCCCGGTGCTGCTGGCCGCGCAGGAGGCCGGGGAGGGCGCCGTGGTGGTCACGCTGCGGGACCTGGCGCGCGTGCGGGCCCTGGCGGACGAGCTGACCCAGTCGCAGCGTTACGCCGAGCTGTTGCGGGCGCAGACGCACGAGTTCACGAACCGCCTGCACACCCTGGCGGGCCTGCTGCACCTGGGCGAGACGCGCGAGGCCTTGGCCCTGATCCACGCGCAGTCGGCCCGGCACGAGGCGCATCTGCAGGCGGTGGGGGCGCTGCGGCACGTGCGGCTCTCGGCGCTGCTGCTGGGCAAGTTCGACCGCGCGGCGGAACGGGGTGTGCCCCTCACCCTCGATCCGCTGTCGGCCCTGCCGGGCACGCTGCCGCCCGGGGTGCTGGACCTGCTGGAACTCGCGGCGGGGAACCTGATCGAGAACGCCTTGGAGGCGGCGAGCGGCGCGCCGGACGCCGAGGTGCGCGTGCTGATCGCCACCGACCCGGAAGGCCTGATCCTGGAGGTGCGCGACACCGGGCCCGGCGTGTCCCCGGCGCTGGCGGACACCCTGACCGCGCGCGGCGTGAGCAGCAAGGGTACGGGGCGGGGCGTGGGACTGGCCCTGGTGTCAGACCGCGCGCAGGCGCTCGGCGCGACCCTCGCCCATGACCGCGTGAGTGCGGACGGGCGGGACTGGACACGCTTCACACTGGACGTGCCCCTCCCCGAGGCCAAAGAATGA
- a CDS encoding menaquinone biosynthetic enzyme MqnA/MqnD family protein, whose product MSYKAGWIHFTNVAPILDSLVLPPGVTAITGVPTQMNAALLSGQVDIANISAVEFIRNADVLEALPDFSVAVLGPVYSVNLFHTRPLEDLRRVALTAQSAMSVALLEVLLRERGLNPTLERAEGEAETLLAQGFDGVLRIGDSALREWYGVVGPLTPETTMTGLPHAARGITVTDLAEEWFRLTGHPFTFAVWAYRKDNPPPPELVQAMREARRDGIGHLAAVAERHARKLGLPERVVQHYLWNFRYHLEAPDRLGLHEFAAKAVPGHAPLTFGPRPGEERTRSAAD is encoded by the coding sequence ATGAGCTATAAGGCCGGTTGGATTCATTTCACGAATGTCGCGCCGATCCTCGATTCGCTGGTGCTGCCGCCGGGCGTGACGGCGATCACGGGCGTGCCGACGCAGATGAACGCGGCGCTGCTGTCGGGTCAGGTGGACATCGCGAACATCAGCGCGGTGGAGTTCATCCGGAACGCGGACGTGCTGGAGGCCCTGCCGGATTTCAGCGTGGCGGTGCTGGGGCCGGTGTACTCCGTGAACCTGTTCCACACGCGTCCGCTGGAGGACCTGCGGCGGGTGGCGCTGACGGCGCAGTCGGCGATGAGCGTGGCGCTGCTGGAGGTGCTGCTGCGGGAGCGTGGCCTGAACCCGACGCTGGAACGCGCGGAGGGCGAGGCGGAAACGCTGCTGGCGCAGGGCTTCGACGGGGTGCTGCGGATCGGGGACAGCGCGCTGCGCGAGTGGTACGGCGTGGTGGGGCCCCTGACGCCCGAGACGACCATGACCGGCCTCCCGCATGCGGCGCGGGGCATCACCGTGACGGACCTGGCGGAGGAGTGGTTCCGCCTGACCGGTCACCCGTTCACGTTCGCGGTGTGGGCGTACCGCAAGGACAATCCACCCCCACCCGAACTGGTGCAGGCCATGCGCGAGGCAAGACGCGACGGGATCGGGCACCTCGCTGCCGTCGCGGAGCGGCACGCGCGGAAACTGGGCCTGCCGGAACGCGTCGTGCAGCACTACCTGTGGAATTTCCGCTACCACCTCGAAGCGCCCGACCGCCTGGGCCTGCACGAGTTCGCCGCGAAAGCCGTGCCCGGTCACGCGCCCCTGACCTTCGGCCCCCGCCCCGGCGAGGAACGCACGCGGAGCGCAGCGGACTGA
- a CDS encoding dicarboxylate/amino acid:cation symporter, which yields MPKLFRSLYVQVLTAIVIGVLVGHFFPTVGEALKPLGDGFIKLIKVVIGPIIFCTVVSGVASMRDTKKIGRVGGKALLYFEVVTTAALLIGLVVVNLVGPGRGMNINPATLDTSAITKYTDAAGEQTVADFILHVIPTTFVSAFTEGDLLQVLLIALLSGFALIRMGDLGQRILKGIDAVSVMVFQILGFIMKLAPIGAFGAMAFTIGKYGVGSLQQLAYLMGTFYVTCALFVFVILNVIARLAGFSLLKFLRYIKEELLLVLGTSSSESALPRLMAKLEHAGANKSVVGLVVPTGYSFNLDGTSIYLTMAAVFIAQATNTNLSFAQEVALLGILLLTSKGAAGVTGSGFVVLAGTLAALGSVPVAGLALILGIDRFMSEGRAITNIIGNGVATLVVARSERALDMQRLTRVLNGEQLPPVNADVQAEEHGEGRKLGSAQPA from the coding sequence ATGCCCAAACTGTTCCGCAGCCTCTACGTGCAGGTGCTGACCGCCATCGTCATCGGCGTGCTCGTCGGCCACTTCTTCCCCACTGTCGGGGAAGCCCTCAAACCCCTCGGGGACGGCTTCATCAAACTGATCAAGGTCGTCATCGGCCCGATCATCTTCTGCACGGTCGTCAGCGGCGTCGCCAGCATGCGTGACACCAAGAAGATCGGCCGGGTGGGCGGCAAGGCCCTGCTGTACTTCGAGGTCGTCACCACCGCCGCCCTGCTGATCGGGCTGGTCGTCGTGAACCTCGTCGGGCCCGGGCGCGGCATGAACATCAACCCTGCCACCCTCGACACCAGCGCCATCACCAAGTACACCGACGCCGCCGGGGAACAGACCGTCGCGGATTTCATCCTGCACGTCATCCCCACCACCTTCGTCAGTGCCTTCACCGAAGGTGACCTGCTGCAGGTGCTGCTCATCGCGCTGCTCAGCGGCTTCGCCCTGATCCGCATGGGCGACCTGGGCCAGCGCATCCTCAAGGGCATCGACGCCGTCAGCGTCATGGTGTTCCAGATCCTGGGCTTCATCATGAAACTCGCCCCGATCGGCGCGTTCGGCGCGATGGCCTTCACCATCGGCAAGTACGGTGTCGGCAGCCTCCAGCAGCTCGCGTACCTGATGGGCACCTTCTACGTCACCTGCGCGCTGTTCGTGTTCGTCATCCTGAACGTCATCGCCAGACTGGCCGGATTCAGCCTCCTGAAATTCCTGCGCTACATCAAGGAAGAACTCCTGCTCGTGCTGGGGACCAGTTCCAGCGAGAGCGCCCTGCCGCGCCTGATGGCCAAACTCGAACACGCCGGCGCGAACAAGAGCGTCGTCGGCCTCGTCGTCCCCACCGGATACTCGTTCAACCTCGACGGCACCAGCATCTACCTGACCATGGCCGCCGTGTTCATCGCCCAGGCCACCAACACCAACCTGTCTTTCGCGCAGGAAGTCGCCCTGCTGGGCATCCTCCTGCTGACCAGCAAGGGTGCGGCGGGCGTCACCGGCAGCGGCTTCGTCGTCCTCGCCGGGACCCTCGCCGCACTCGGCAGCGTGCCGGTCGCGGGCCTCGCCCTGATCCTCGGCATCGACCGCTTCATGAGCGAAGGGCGCGCCATCACCAACATCATCGGCAACGGCGTCGCCACCCTGGTCGTCGCCCGCAGCGAACGCGCCCTCGATATGCAGCGCCTCACCCGCGTCCTCAACGGCGAGCAGCTCCCGCCCGTGAACGCCGACGTGCAGGCCGAGGAGCATGGCGAAGGCCGCAAACTGGGCAGCGCACAACCGGCGTAA
- a CDS encoding nuclear transport factor 2 family protein, translating into MPDLDALLALDDRWNAAYHHGDPTALEGVLAADWLGFLPDGRSISRADLITHFPVDPAPTLMIERHAARIHGDTAVTRLTLYEGPNRIQSVLRVYAHADGHWQAISAQVVP; encoded by the coding sequence ATGCCGGACCTGGACGCCCTGCTGGCCCTGGACGACCGCTGGAATGCCGCGTACCACCACGGCGACCCGACCGCGCTGGAGGGCGTCCTGGCCGCCGACTGGCTGGGCTTCCTCCCGGACGGCAGGAGCATCAGCCGCGCCGACCTGATCACGCACTTCCCCGTAGACCCCGCCCCCACCCTGATGATCGAACGGCACGCCGCCCGCATCCACGGCGACACGGCCGTCACCCGCCTGACCCTCTACGAGGGCCCCAACCGCATCCAGTCCGTCCTGCGCGTCTACGCCCACGCAGACGGCCACTGGCAGGCGATCAGCGCACAGGTCGTGCCGTGA
- the mqnE gene encoding aminofutalosine synthase MqnE: MNWLSDPALAPIAQKVESGQRLNFEEGMQLFRTRDLNTLMRLANLRKTALHGDKVYFVHSMRLEFTNICYVGCTFCAFAAHKNEARAWDYSPEEVVAQVGRRYLPGITELHMSSGHHPNHKWDYYPAMVRALREAYPDLQVKAFTAAEIEHLSRISKKPTLDVLRELQAAGLSAMPGGGAEIFADRVRKQVAKNKVKAEKWLQIHSEAHSLGMRTNATMLYGHIETLEERLDHMHRLRELQDDSLARYGGGFHAFIPLAFQPLGNTLAQNLGKTEYTTGLDDLRNLAVARIYLDNFPHIKGYWVMIGSELTQVSLDWGVSDIDGTIQEEHIAHAAGATSPMKLSEQGMISMIQHAGRLPVLRDAYYNELETFPAQHEAAD; encoded by the coding sequence ATGAACTGGCTCTCCGACCCGGCGCTCGCGCCCATCGCCCAGAAGGTCGAATCGGGGCAGCGCCTGAACTTCGAAGAAGGCATGCAGCTGTTCAGAACCCGGGACCTGAACACCCTGATGCGCCTCGCGAACCTCCGCAAGACGGCGCTGCATGGCGACAAGGTGTACTTCGTGCACTCCATGCGCCTGGAGTTCACGAACATCTGCTACGTGGGCTGCACGTTCTGCGCGTTCGCCGCGCACAAGAACGAGGCCCGCGCCTGGGACTACAGCCCCGAGGAGGTCGTGGCGCAGGTGGGCCGCCGTTACCTGCCCGGCATCACGGAGCTGCACATGAGCAGCGGACACCACCCGAACCACAAGTGGGACTACTACCCCGCCATGGTCCGTGCGCTGCGCGAAGCGTACCCGGACTTGCAGGTGAAGGCCTTCACCGCCGCCGAGATCGAGCACCTGAGCCGGATCAGCAAGAAGCCCACCCTGGACGTCCTGCGCGAACTCCAGGCAGCGGGCCTGAGCGCCATGCCGGGCGGCGGCGCCGAGATCTTCGCCGACCGCGTGCGCAAACAGGTCGCGAAGAACAAGGTCAAGGCCGAGAAGTGGCTGCAGATCCACAGCGAGGCGCACTCCCTGGGCATGCGCACGAACGCCACCATGCTGTACGGCCACATCGAGACGCTGGAAGAACGCCTGGATCACATGCACCGCCTGCGCGAATTGCAGGACGACTCCCTGGCCCGCTACGGCGGCGGATTCCACGCGTTCATCCCGCTGGCGTTCCAGCCACTGGGCAACACCCTGGCGCAGAACCTCGGGAAGACCGAGTACACCACCGGCCTGGACGACCTGCGCAACCTCGCCGTGGCGCGCATCTACCTGGATAACTTCCCGCACATCAAGGGTTACTGGGTGATGATCGGCTCCGAACTCACGCAGGTGAGCCTCGACTGGGGCGTATCGGACATCGACGGCACCATCCAGGAGGAACACATCGCGCACGCCGCCGGGGCGACCAGCCCCATGAAACTGAGCGAGCAGGGCATGATCAGCATGATCCAGCACGCCGGACGCCTCCCCGTGCTACGCGACGCGTACTACAACGAGCTGGAGACCTTCCCCGCGCAGCACGAGGCCGCCGACTGA